One region of Syngnathus scovelli strain Florida chromosome 15, RoL_Ssco_1.2, whole genome shotgun sequence genomic DNA includes:
- the pds5b gene encoding sister chromatid cohesion protein PDS5 homolog B isoform X1 translates to MAHSKARAADGKVAYPPGVKEISDKISKEEMVRRLKMVVKTFMDMDQDSEEQKELYLNLALHLASDFFLKHPDKDVRLLVACCLADIFRIYAPEAPYTSPDKLKDIFMFITRQLKGLEDTKSPQFNRYFYLLENIAWVKSYNICFELEDSNEIFTQLYRTLFQVINNGHNQKVHMHMVDLMSSIICEGDTVSQELLDTVLVNLVPAHKNLNKQAYDLAKALLKRTAQAIEPYITNFFNQVLMLGKTSVSDLSEHVFDLILELYNIDGHLLLSVLPQLEFKLKSNDNDERLQVVKLLAKMFGAKDSELAAQNKPLWQCYLGRFNDIHVPIRLECVKFASHCLMNHPDLAKDLTEFLRVRSHDPEEAIRHDVIVSIVTAAKKDLSLVNDALLNFVKERTLDKRWRVRKEAMMGLASIYRKYSLQGEGGREASKQISWIKDKLLHIYYQNSIDDRLLVERIFAQYMVPHSLETAERMKCLYYLYATLDTNAVKALNEMWKCQNLLRHNVKDLLDLVKKPKSETSSKAVFAKVMVITRNLPDPGKAQDFVKKLAQVLEDDERIRDQLETLVSPSCSCKQAELCVRDITKKLGSPKQPSNPFLEMVKFLLERIAPVHIDTESISALIKQVNKSIEGTADDDEEGVLTDSAIRAGLELLKVLSFTHPVSFHSAETFESLLGCLKMDDEKVAEAALQIFKNTGGKLEESFPHIKSVLLPVLQSKAKRGPPRQAKYAIHCINAMFANRDTHFAQIFEPLHKGLDPADLEQLITPLTTLGHLAQLAPEQFAAPLKSLVANFIVKDLLMNDRIPGKKTTKLWVPDDEVSPETMAKIQGIKLMVRWLLGVKNNQSKSGNSTLRMLTAILHSDGDLTEQGKMGKPDMSRLRLAAACALLKLAQEPCYHKIITLEQYQLCALVINDECYQVRQGFAQKLHRGLCRLRLPLEYMAVFALCAKDPVKERRAHARQCLVKNVNIRREYLKQHAAISDKLFSLLPEYVVPYAVHLLAHDPDYVKVQDIEQLKDIKEALWFVLEIIMAKNENNSHAFIRKMVENIKQTKDAQSPADSKTNEKLYTVCDVAMHIIMSKSTTYSLESPKDPILPSTLFTKPDKNISNTKYYLPPEMKSFFAPGKPKSANVLGAVNKPLSSAGKQIQSKASRMETASNDDSSSSPGSPQRGKSRHDSVEMDHSENEDLSRKRADSADKESEKPRGRKRGLTAGDDGDIKPKRGRKKATAVTEAEDMWGDDDNRPEDEQNSPPKKGRRGRPPKAAASGNQDASPAKGKRGRKKAAPPPGDDDDEEDDEERPDEDDDDKEDGGGGTENVEVKTRAGRQARTPRRSQRTYPFARGLSDVVELTPQKRRGRPPKSAQPPPKKPTRGGRSKAAAAKDDTEDEEDQEDDEVQEEEPTPKGRKKPAGRRR, encoded by the exons ATGGCTCACTCTAAAGCTCGAGCCGCAGACGGGAAGGTGGCCTACCCCCCGGGGGTGAAGGAGATCTCTGACAAGATCTCCAAGGAGGAGATGGTCCGCCGCCTCAAG ATGGTGGTGAAGACCTTCATGGACATGGACCAGGACTCGGAAGAGCAGAAGGAGCTCTACCTGAACCTGGCCCTGCACCTGGCCTCTGACTTTTTCCTCAAACACCCCGACAAGGATGTGCGGCTGCTGGTGGCGTGCTGCCTCGCCGACATTTTCCGAATCTATGCTCCCGAGGCACCCTACACCTCCCCCGACAAGCTGAAG GACATTTTTATGTTCATCACCAGGCAGCTCAAAGGTCTGGAGGACACAAAGAGCCCTCAGTTCAACAGATACTTCTACCTGCTGGAG AACATTGCCTGGGTCAAGTCGTACAACATCTGCTTTGAGCTGGAAGACAGCAACGAGATCTTCACCCAACTCTACCGCACGCTCTTCCAGGTCATCAA CAACGGCCACAACCAGAAGGTGCATATGCACATGGTTGACCTGATGAGCTCCATCATCTGCGAGGGCGACACCGTGTCCCAGGAGCTGCTGGACACGGTCTTGGTCAACCTGGTGCCAGCCCACAAG AATTTGAACAAGCAAGCGTACGACCTGGCCAAAGCGCTGCTAAAGAGGACGGCTCAGGCCATCGAGCCATACATCACTAAC TTCTTCAACCAGGTGCTGATGCTGGGCAAGACATCCGTGAGCGACTTGTCCGAGCACGTCTTCGACTTGATCCTGGAGCTCTACAACATTGACGGCCACCTCCTGCTCTCCGTGCTGCCCCAGCTGGAGTTCAAACTCAAG AGTAATGACAACGACGAGAGGCTGCAGGTGGTCAAGCTGCTGGCCAAGATGTTTGGCGCCAAGGACTCTGAGTTGGCGGCGCAGAACAAGCCGTTGTGGCAGTGCTACTTGGGCAG GTTCAACGATATCCACGTGCCCATCAGACTGGAGTGCGTCAAGTTTGCCAGCCATTGTCTTATGAACCACCCTGACCTTGCTAAAGACCTCACAG AATTCTTAAGGGTGCGTTCGCACGATCCGGAGGAGGCCATCCGCCACGACGTCATCGTCTCCATCGTCACTGCCGCCAAGAAGGACCTCTCTCTGGTGAACGACGCCCTGCTCAACTTTGTCAAAGAGCGTACCTTGGACAAGAGG TGGCGTGTACGCAAGGAGGCCATGATGGGACTGGCGTCCATCTACAGGAAGTACTCGCTGCAGGGCGAGGGTGGGCGCGAGGCGTCCAAGCAGATTTCCTGGATCAAAGACAAGCTGCTTCACATCTATTACCAGAACAGCATCGACGACAG GTTACTGGTGGAACGCATCTTTGCCCAGTACATGGTCCCTCACAGCCTGGAGACGGCAGAGAGGATGAAGTGTCTTTACTACCTCTACGCCACTTTGGACACCAATGCTGTCAA AGCCCTGAATGAGATGTGGAAGTGTCAAAATCTACTGAGGCACAACGTCAAAGACCTGCTGGACCTGGTCAAGAAGCCCAAG TCTGAAACTTCCAGCAAAGCTGTTTTCGCCAAAGTCATGGTCATCACCA GAAATCTTCCAGATCCAGGCAAGGCTCAAGATTTTGTCAAGAAGCTGGCCCAGGTGCTGGAGGATGACGAGCGCATCCGAGACCAGCTGGAGACGCTGGTCAGCCCTTCATGCTCCTGCAAGCAGGCTGAGTTGTGTGTG CGAGACATCACAAAGAAGCTAGGCAGTCCCAAGCAGCCCAGCAATCCTTTCCTGGAGATGGTTAAGTTCCTTTTGGAGAGAATTGCTCCCGTGCACATCGACACAGAGTCCATCAG CGCTTTGATCAAACAGGTCAACAAATCCATAGAAGGAACGGCCGACGACGACGAGGAGGGTGTTCTCACAGACAGCGCCATCAGAGCCGGCCTGGAACTGCTTAAG GTGCTGTCCTTCACGCACCCAGTGTCCTTCCACTCGGCCGAGACCTTCGAGTCCCTGCTGGGCTGCCTGAAGATGGACGACGAGAAGGTGGCCGAGGCGGCGCTGCAGATCTTCAAGAACACAGGCGGCAAGCTGGAGGAGAGCTTCCCGCACATCAAGTC TGTCTTGCTGCCGGTGCTGCAGTCCAAAGCCAAGCGGGGCCCGCCTCGTCAGGCCAAATACGCCATCCACTGCATCAATGCCATGTTTGCCAACAGAGACACTCACTTTGCGCAGATCTTTGAG CCGTTGCACAAAGGTCTGGACCCAGCCGACCTGGAGCAGCTCATCACCCCTCTGACCACGCTCGGTCACCTGGCCCAGCTGGCCCCCGAGCAGTTTGCCGCCCCCCTCAAGTCGCTGGTGGCCAACTTCATCGTGAAGGATTTGCTCATGAATGACAGG ATTCCAGGCAAGAAGACCACCAAGCTTTGGGTTCCCGACGATGAGGTTTCTCCCGAGACCATGGCCAAG ATCCAGGGCATCAAGCTGATGGTGCGCTGGCTGCTGGGCGTGAAGAACAACCAGAGCAAGTCTGGCAACTCCACGCTGCGCATGTTGACGGCCATCTTGCACAGCGACGGAGACCTCACAGAGCAAGGGAAGATGGG CAAACCCGACATGTCGAGGCTCCGCCTGGCCGCCGCCTGTGCCCTGCTGAAGCTGGCCCAGGAGCCGTGTTACCACAAGATCATCACGCTGGAGCAGTACCAGCTGTGTGCGCTGGTCATTAAC GACGAGTGCTACCAGGTGCGTCAGGGCTTTGCGCAAAAACTGCACCGGGGCCTGTGTCGCCTGCGCCTCCCTCTGGAGTACATGGCCGTGTTCGCCTTGTGTGCCAAGGACCCCGTCAAGGAGCGGCGGGCTCACGCGCGCCAGTGCCTGGTCAAGAACGTCAACATTCGGCGCGAGTACCTCAAGCAGCATGCCGCCATCAGCG ACAAGCTTTTCTCGCTGCTGCCCGAGTATGTGGTGCCTTACGCCGTCCACTTGCTGGCGCACGACCCAGACTACGTCAAAGTGCAGGACATCGAGCAGCTCAAAGACATCAAAGA AGCGTTGTGGTTTGTGCTGGAGATCATCATGGCCAAGAACGAGAACAATAGCCACGCCTTCATCAGGAAGATGGTGGAGAACATCAAGCAAACAAAAGACGCACAGTCGCCCGCTGACTCCAAAACCAACGAG AAACTGTACACGGTGTGCGACGTGGCCATGCACATCATCATGTCCAAGAGCACCACCTACAGCCTGGAATCGCCCAAAGACCCCATTCTGCCCAGCACCTTGTTCACAAAGCCCGATAAG AATATCAGCAACACAAAATATTATCTTCCGCCTGAGATGAAGTCGTTCTTTGCGCCGGGAAAG CCCAAGTCTGCCAATGTCCTGGGCGCCGTCAACAAACCGCTGTCGTCGGCCGGCAAACAGATCCAGAGCAAAGCGTCCCGCATGGAGACAGCCAGCAATGACGACTCCTCCTCCAGTCCGGGCTCGCCGCAACGCGGCAAGAGCAG GCACGACAGCGTTGAAATGGACCACAGTGAAAATGAGGACTTGAGCAGAAAGCGAGCAGACAGCGCCGATAAG GAGAGTGAGAAGCCTCGTGGTCGCAAGCGCGGCCTGACGGCTGGTGACGACGGCGACATCAAACCCAAACGCGGACGCAAGAAGGCCACGGCCGTGACGGAGGCTGAGGACATGTGGGGGGATGATGACAACAGGCCCGAGGACGAGCAAAACAGTCCTCCCAAGAAGGGACGCAGGGGGCGGCCCCCCAAGGCGGCCGCATCGGGCAATCAGGACGCATCGCCCGCCAAAGGGAAGAGAGGGCGCAAGAAGGCAGCGCCGCCCCCAGgggacgacgacgacgaagaggacgacgaggagaggcccgacgaggacgacgatgacaaggaggacggcggcggcggcactgAGAACGTGGAAGTCAAGACCCGGGCTGGACGACAGGCCAGGACTCCCAGACGATCACAAAG AACATATCCATTTGCACGAGGCCT CTCCGACGTGGTGGAGTTGACGCCGCAGAAGAGGAGAGGACGACCGCCCAAGTCGGCGCAACCTCCCCCCAAGAAACCCAC GCGGGGAGGACGGTCAAAGGCGGCAGCCGCTAAAGACGACACTGAGGACGAGGAAGACCAGGAGGATGATGAAGTGCAGGAGGAGGAGCCCACGCCTAAG GGTCGCAAAAAGCCGGCGGGCCGAAGAAGATGA
- the pds5b gene encoding sister chromatid cohesion protein PDS5 homolog B isoform X2, whose translation MAHSKARAADGKVAYPPGVKEISDKISKEEMVRRLKMVVKTFMDMDQDSEEQKELYLNLALHLASDFFLKHPDKDVRLLVACCLADIFRIYAPEAPYTSPDKLKDIFMFITRQLKGLEDTKSPQFNRYFYLLENIAWVKSYNICFELEDSNEIFTQLYRTLFQVINNGHNQKVHMHMVDLMSSIICEGDTVSQELLDTVLVNLVPAHKNLNKQAYDLAKALLKRTAQAIEPYITNFFNQVLMLGKTSVSDLSEHVFDLILELYNIDGHLLLSVLPQLEFKLKSNDNDERLQVVKLLAKMFGAKDSELAAQNKPLWQCYLGRFNDIHVPIRLECVKFASHCLMNHPDLAKDLTEFLRVRSHDPEEAIRHDVIVSIVTAAKKDLSLVNDALLNFVKERTLDKRWRVRKEAMMGLASIYRKYSLQGEGGREASKQISWIKDKLLHIYYQNSIDDRLLVERIFAQYMVPHSLETAERMKCLYYLYATLDTNAVKALNEMWKCQNLLRHNVKDLLDLVKKPKSETSSKAVFAKVMVITRNLPDPGKAQDFVKKLAQVLEDDERIRDQLETLVSPSCSCKQAELCVRDITKKLGSPKQPSNPFLEMVKFLLERIAPVHIDTESISALIKQVNKSIEGTADDDEEGVLTDSAIRAGLELLKVLSFTHPVSFHSAETFESLLGCLKMDDEKVAEAALQIFKNTGGKLEESFPHIKSVLLPVLQSKAKRGPPRQAKYAIHCINAMFANRDTHFAQIFEPLHKGLDPADLEQLITPLTTLGHLAQLAPEQFAAPLKSLVANFIVKDLLMNDRIPGKKTTKLWVPDDEVSPETMAKIQGIKLMVRWLLGVKNNQSKSGNSTLRMLTAILHSDGDLTEQGKMGKPDMSRLRLAAACALLKLAQEPCYHKIITLEQYQLCALVINDECYQVRQGFAQKLHRGLCRLRLPLEYMAVFALCAKDPVKERRAHARQCLVKNVNIRREYLKQHAAISDKLFSLLPEYVVPYAVHLLAHDPDYVKVQDIEQLKDIKEALWFVLEIIMAKNENNSHAFIRKMVENIKQTKDAQSPADSKTNEKLYTVCDVAMHIIMSKSTTYSLESPKDPILPSTLFTKPDKNISNTKYYLPPEMKSFFAPGKPKSANVLGAVNKPLSSAGKQIQSKASRMETASNDDSSSSPGSPQRGKSRHDSVEMDHSENEDLSRKRADSADKESEKPRGRKRGLTAGDDGDIKPKRGRKKATAVTEAEDMWGDDDNRPEDEQNSPPKKGRRGRPPKAAASGNQDASPAKGKRGRKKAAPPPGDDDDEEDDEERPDEDDDDKEDGGGGTENVEVKTRAGRQARTPRRSQSSDVVELTPQKRRGRPPKSAQPPPKKPTRGGRSKAAAAKDDTEDEEDQEDDEVQEEEPTPKGRKKPAGRRR comes from the exons ATGGCTCACTCTAAAGCTCGAGCCGCAGACGGGAAGGTGGCCTACCCCCCGGGGGTGAAGGAGATCTCTGACAAGATCTCCAAGGAGGAGATGGTCCGCCGCCTCAAG ATGGTGGTGAAGACCTTCATGGACATGGACCAGGACTCGGAAGAGCAGAAGGAGCTCTACCTGAACCTGGCCCTGCACCTGGCCTCTGACTTTTTCCTCAAACACCCCGACAAGGATGTGCGGCTGCTGGTGGCGTGCTGCCTCGCCGACATTTTCCGAATCTATGCTCCCGAGGCACCCTACACCTCCCCCGACAAGCTGAAG GACATTTTTATGTTCATCACCAGGCAGCTCAAAGGTCTGGAGGACACAAAGAGCCCTCAGTTCAACAGATACTTCTACCTGCTGGAG AACATTGCCTGGGTCAAGTCGTACAACATCTGCTTTGAGCTGGAAGACAGCAACGAGATCTTCACCCAACTCTACCGCACGCTCTTCCAGGTCATCAA CAACGGCCACAACCAGAAGGTGCATATGCACATGGTTGACCTGATGAGCTCCATCATCTGCGAGGGCGACACCGTGTCCCAGGAGCTGCTGGACACGGTCTTGGTCAACCTGGTGCCAGCCCACAAG AATTTGAACAAGCAAGCGTACGACCTGGCCAAAGCGCTGCTAAAGAGGACGGCTCAGGCCATCGAGCCATACATCACTAAC TTCTTCAACCAGGTGCTGATGCTGGGCAAGACATCCGTGAGCGACTTGTCCGAGCACGTCTTCGACTTGATCCTGGAGCTCTACAACATTGACGGCCACCTCCTGCTCTCCGTGCTGCCCCAGCTGGAGTTCAAACTCAAG AGTAATGACAACGACGAGAGGCTGCAGGTGGTCAAGCTGCTGGCCAAGATGTTTGGCGCCAAGGACTCTGAGTTGGCGGCGCAGAACAAGCCGTTGTGGCAGTGCTACTTGGGCAG GTTCAACGATATCCACGTGCCCATCAGACTGGAGTGCGTCAAGTTTGCCAGCCATTGTCTTATGAACCACCCTGACCTTGCTAAAGACCTCACAG AATTCTTAAGGGTGCGTTCGCACGATCCGGAGGAGGCCATCCGCCACGACGTCATCGTCTCCATCGTCACTGCCGCCAAGAAGGACCTCTCTCTGGTGAACGACGCCCTGCTCAACTTTGTCAAAGAGCGTACCTTGGACAAGAGG TGGCGTGTACGCAAGGAGGCCATGATGGGACTGGCGTCCATCTACAGGAAGTACTCGCTGCAGGGCGAGGGTGGGCGCGAGGCGTCCAAGCAGATTTCCTGGATCAAAGACAAGCTGCTTCACATCTATTACCAGAACAGCATCGACGACAG GTTACTGGTGGAACGCATCTTTGCCCAGTACATGGTCCCTCACAGCCTGGAGACGGCAGAGAGGATGAAGTGTCTTTACTACCTCTACGCCACTTTGGACACCAATGCTGTCAA AGCCCTGAATGAGATGTGGAAGTGTCAAAATCTACTGAGGCACAACGTCAAAGACCTGCTGGACCTGGTCAAGAAGCCCAAG TCTGAAACTTCCAGCAAAGCTGTTTTCGCCAAAGTCATGGTCATCACCA GAAATCTTCCAGATCCAGGCAAGGCTCAAGATTTTGTCAAGAAGCTGGCCCAGGTGCTGGAGGATGACGAGCGCATCCGAGACCAGCTGGAGACGCTGGTCAGCCCTTCATGCTCCTGCAAGCAGGCTGAGTTGTGTGTG CGAGACATCACAAAGAAGCTAGGCAGTCCCAAGCAGCCCAGCAATCCTTTCCTGGAGATGGTTAAGTTCCTTTTGGAGAGAATTGCTCCCGTGCACATCGACACAGAGTCCATCAG CGCTTTGATCAAACAGGTCAACAAATCCATAGAAGGAACGGCCGACGACGACGAGGAGGGTGTTCTCACAGACAGCGCCATCAGAGCCGGCCTGGAACTGCTTAAG GTGCTGTCCTTCACGCACCCAGTGTCCTTCCACTCGGCCGAGACCTTCGAGTCCCTGCTGGGCTGCCTGAAGATGGACGACGAGAAGGTGGCCGAGGCGGCGCTGCAGATCTTCAAGAACACAGGCGGCAAGCTGGAGGAGAGCTTCCCGCACATCAAGTC TGTCTTGCTGCCGGTGCTGCAGTCCAAAGCCAAGCGGGGCCCGCCTCGTCAGGCCAAATACGCCATCCACTGCATCAATGCCATGTTTGCCAACAGAGACACTCACTTTGCGCAGATCTTTGAG CCGTTGCACAAAGGTCTGGACCCAGCCGACCTGGAGCAGCTCATCACCCCTCTGACCACGCTCGGTCACCTGGCCCAGCTGGCCCCCGAGCAGTTTGCCGCCCCCCTCAAGTCGCTGGTGGCCAACTTCATCGTGAAGGATTTGCTCATGAATGACAGG ATTCCAGGCAAGAAGACCACCAAGCTTTGGGTTCCCGACGATGAGGTTTCTCCCGAGACCATGGCCAAG ATCCAGGGCATCAAGCTGATGGTGCGCTGGCTGCTGGGCGTGAAGAACAACCAGAGCAAGTCTGGCAACTCCACGCTGCGCATGTTGACGGCCATCTTGCACAGCGACGGAGACCTCACAGAGCAAGGGAAGATGGG CAAACCCGACATGTCGAGGCTCCGCCTGGCCGCCGCCTGTGCCCTGCTGAAGCTGGCCCAGGAGCCGTGTTACCACAAGATCATCACGCTGGAGCAGTACCAGCTGTGTGCGCTGGTCATTAAC GACGAGTGCTACCAGGTGCGTCAGGGCTTTGCGCAAAAACTGCACCGGGGCCTGTGTCGCCTGCGCCTCCCTCTGGAGTACATGGCCGTGTTCGCCTTGTGTGCCAAGGACCCCGTCAAGGAGCGGCGGGCTCACGCGCGCCAGTGCCTGGTCAAGAACGTCAACATTCGGCGCGAGTACCTCAAGCAGCATGCCGCCATCAGCG ACAAGCTTTTCTCGCTGCTGCCCGAGTATGTGGTGCCTTACGCCGTCCACTTGCTGGCGCACGACCCAGACTACGTCAAAGTGCAGGACATCGAGCAGCTCAAAGACATCAAAGA AGCGTTGTGGTTTGTGCTGGAGATCATCATGGCCAAGAACGAGAACAATAGCCACGCCTTCATCAGGAAGATGGTGGAGAACATCAAGCAAACAAAAGACGCACAGTCGCCCGCTGACTCCAAAACCAACGAG AAACTGTACACGGTGTGCGACGTGGCCATGCACATCATCATGTCCAAGAGCACCACCTACAGCCTGGAATCGCCCAAAGACCCCATTCTGCCCAGCACCTTGTTCACAAAGCCCGATAAG AATATCAGCAACACAAAATATTATCTTCCGCCTGAGATGAAGTCGTTCTTTGCGCCGGGAAAG CCCAAGTCTGCCAATGTCCTGGGCGCCGTCAACAAACCGCTGTCGTCGGCCGGCAAACAGATCCAGAGCAAAGCGTCCCGCATGGAGACAGCCAGCAATGACGACTCCTCCTCCAGTCCGGGCTCGCCGCAACGCGGCAAGAGCAG GCACGACAGCGTTGAAATGGACCACAGTGAAAATGAGGACTTGAGCAGAAAGCGAGCAGACAGCGCCGATAAG GAGAGTGAGAAGCCTCGTGGTCGCAAGCGCGGCCTGACGGCTGGTGACGACGGCGACATCAAACCCAAACGCGGACGCAAGAAGGCCACGGCCGTGACGGAGGCTGAGGACATGTGGGGGGATGATGACAACAGGCCCGAGGACGAGCAAAACAGTCCTCCCAAGAAGGGACGCAGGGGGCGGCCCCCCAAGGCGGCCGCATCGGGCAATCAGGACGCATCGCCCGCCAAAGGGAAGAGAGGGCGCAAGAAGGCAGCGCCGCCCCCAGgggacgacgacgacgaagaggacgacgaggagaggcccgacgaggacgacgatgacaaggaggacggcggcggcggcactgAGAACGTGGAAGTCAAGACCCGGGCTGGACGACAGGCCAGGACTCCCAGACGATCACAAAG CTCCGACGTGGTGGAGTTGACGCCGCAGAAGAGGAGAGGACGACCGCCCAAGTCGGCGCAACCTCCCCCCAAGAAACCCAC GCGGGGAGGACGGTCAAAGGCGGCAGCCGCTAAAGACGACACTGAGGACGAGGAAGACCAGGAGGATGATGAAGTGCAGGAGGAGGAGCCCACGCCTAAG GGTCGCAAAAAGCCGGCGGGCCGAAGAAGATGA